Genomic DNA from Prunus persica cultivar Lovell chromosome G1, Prunus_persica_NCBIv2, whole genome shotgun sequence:
GCTACGGCCtccaaaattatacttttttggccctttcGATTCCCGTACTCTCCTTGTCAAGCagtaggacaattcttccactgccagtgcatgcaatcAATGCTTCCGATCATGCCTGGGAAACCTCAAGCCTCTGCTTTTTGAAGCAGCCTTTGCATGTCCCTCAGCGTGGGTTTGCGAAGATACTCATGTCAAAGGAAATCAGATTTAAGTGTCAGCagattctttcattaattagatacatgtatatgtggtAGGTGAGCTGTTTTCAGGGGCTGAATATCAGCCTGTGTTCTTTCCTAATTAACTTGTATTCTGTCCATATAATGGGCAATTCTCGATGAATAGAGATACattttttctgaaaaactCTAAATtgtcatggtatcagagctataGCTCTGAATTATCTCTTGCTCTCAAGTCTCTTAGTCTTGGTTATTCTTGATCAAGTTCTCTTGACATCATGTCTTCAGATAAGTCTGAGGTTTCTTTGATTCGTTTCAATGGCAAGAACTACTCTACTTGGGCGTTTCACTTCGGGATTTTCGTCAAAGGTAAGGAGGCGTGGGGACATGTTGATGGAAGTAACCCAGCTcctgacaaaaacaaagacaaagaccAGCACGCCAAGTGGGAAGTCAAGGACGCTCAAGTTATGACGTGGATTTTAGGATCTGTCGAACCTAATATCATCTTGAACCTTCGATCATCTCAGACTGCAGCTCAGATGTAGACTTACCTGAAGAAGATCTATAGTCAACGAAACACTGCTCGTCGGTTCCAGCTTGAACATGAATTGGCCGCTCTCCAACAGGATAGCCTTTTTATATCTGATTTTTACTCTAGATTCACTAATCTTTGGGGTGAATACACTGATATAGTTTATGCTGACTTACCATCCGAAGGTCTTAGTTCTGTTTAATCTGTCCATGAAACTACCCAGAGGGATCAATTTCTAATGAAACTGAGACCTGAATTTGAAGGCACCAGATCCAATCTTATGAACCGAGAATCTGTCCCCTCCTTGGATACATGCCTCAATGATCTCCTTTGCGAGGAACAACGCCTTCTCACTCAAACCACCATGGAACAACGGTGGTCTGCATCTGTTCCTGTGGACGAGGCAGGGATATGAGCACTGTTCAGTGTTTTTGTTGCAAGGGATTTGGTCATTATGCTGCAAATTATCCCCTAAAATTATGCCACTACTGCAAAAAGGATGGCCATATCATCAAGGAATGTCCTACTCGACCCCCCAAGAAATCAGAGACCACATATACTGTCTCCGTTGGCTCTTCTAGTGCTGGTAGTTCTGTGACTGCAGTACCGCTGACACAAAGTGCTCCTGTTCAACCTGTGACCCCTGACATGATTCAACAAATGATCATTTCTGCATTTTCAGCTTTAGGACTCTCAGGTAAACCCTTCTCTAGATCATCTCCTTGGTACTTTGATTCCGGGGCTTCCCATCATATGACAAACAATGCTGATTCTCTTACCAATGTAAACAAATATTTTGGAAATCTCAAAATTCATACTGCTGATGGCAATCATTTACCTATCACGGCCACTGGTGatgtttcttcctctctcactgATGTCTTTGTATCTCCTGGTCTTACCACCAATCTTATGTCTGTCGGTCAGTTGGTTGATAATGATTGCAAAGTGGAATTCTCTAAATCTAGTTGTGTTGTGCAGGATCAACAGTCAGGGAGGATGATCGCGAGGGGGCCTAAAGTGGGAcgtctttttcctcttcaatTTCCTTTGTCTTCTCTTTCACCCTTTGTCTCTTGTAATTCTGCTCATGTTGATTACCGAGCGTGGCATAAACGTCTCAGACATCCAAACTCTACTGTACTTCATGATTTACTGAAATCTGGTTTTCTTGGGAATAAAGAATCACCATCTCTTAGTGCTGTTCAATTTGATTGCAATTCTTGCAGACTTGGCAAAAGTAAGACTCTGCCATTTCCTATTCACACACCCCATGTAGTCCaacattttgatttgatacatAGTGATATGTGGGGTATGGCACCAACCACTTCTCatgctaattacaaatacttcgTCACTTTTATTGACGACTATAGTCGTTTCACGTGGATATATTTTCTACATTCTAAAGATGAagtcttttctgtttttaagatttttcATGCATATATTCAGACCCAATTTTTGGCCCATATCAAAATCCTTCGTTCTGACAATGGGGGTGAGTATATGTCTCATTTGTTTCAGGACTTCCTACAGACTCATTGCATCATCTCTCAACAGTCTTGCCCTTCAACACCTCAACAAAATGGGGTGGCTGAAAGGAAGAACCGTCACCTTCTTGATGTTGTTCGCACTCTCCTGTTAGAGTCATCTACGCCCTCTCGTTTTTGGTGTGAAGCTCTCTCCACTGCTGTCCATTTCATCAACAGGTTGCCTTCTCCCACATTACACCACAACTCTCCTTTCACCAAGTTATTTGGTCGCCCTCCATCTTATTCCAACCTTCGTACATTTGGTTGTGTCTGTTATGTTCATCTTCCTGCACATGAACGCACAAAACTCACGACTCAATCGATCCAGTGTGCTTTCCTAGGATATTCAGTCCACCAGAAAGGTTTTCTTTGCTACGATCCAAATTTGCGACGCATTCGAGTTTCTAGAAATGTAATCTTTCTAGAAAATCAGTATTTTTTTCCCACGCATCAGGACCCCGtttctccttcattttctgttttgcctATGTTTACTAACTCTTCTGCAGCTCCTGTTTTAAATATCTCTTCTCCAGCTCCAGTCCCTTCTCAGCCTCTCTTAGTGTATCAATGACGCTCCTCCGCCACTTCCCATCAACCTCCAGCACCTCCCCAGCCCCCTCCAGCTCCTTCCCCGACTGCTGCTTTTGTTCCAGCAACTGCTCCTCCCCCTCTCAGACAGAGTACTCGGGTTCGTAGACCACCAGATAGGTTTGGTTCCTCTCCTCTTTCCCTCTTCACTACCACCTTGTCTTCTATTTCTCTTCCTTCGTCTTATACATAGGCCATGAAGCATGAGTGTTGGCAGACAGCGGTTGAAACTGAGCTTCTCGCACATGAGGAAAACCAAACTTGGGACGTTGTTCCATGTCCCTCCTACGTGAAACCCCTTGGCAGTAAGTTCGTGTTTTCTGTCAAGCTTCATTCTGATGGGTCCATAGACCGTTATAAGGCTCGGTTAGTGGCACTTGGCAACAAACACGAATATGGTCTCGACTATGATGAGACCTTCGCACCAGTTGCCAAAATGACCATTGTCCGCACCATACTCGCCCTTGCTGCATCCCAATCCTGGCCCTTACATCAAATGGATGTCAAGAACGCATTCCTCCACGGTGATCTCAAGGAAGAAGTTTACTTAACACTTCCCTCTGGTATGCCTACTTCCTCCCCTAATGATGTTTGCAAACTGAAACGTTCTTTGTATGGTTTGAAGTAGGCCCCACGAGTATGGTTTGAAAAGTTTCGCTCCACtttgcttggtttttctttcactCAGAGTCAGTATGACTCCTCTCTTTTTCTACAACGGACATCCATGGGTATCgttgttcttcttgtttatGTGGATGATATTGTCATCACTGGCTCTGACTTGGAGGCAATCTCTGCAATTCAGACTTTGTTGCATTCTACTTTCCACATGAAAGATCTTGGTCAGCTCACTTATTTCTTGTGTTTAGAGGTCCATCATCAACCTCATGGTCTCTTCTTGCATCAGCACAAGTACGGTCAAGATCTGGTTCAGTTAGCCGGCCTCACCAACACTACTTCCGTTGACACCCCCATGGAACTTAATGTGAAATATTGACGTGACGACGGGGAGCTTCTTGAGGATCCTACTACCTATCGGAAGCTAGTTGGTAGTTTTATCTATCTAACCATCACCCGACCAGACATCTCTTATGTTGTTCACACTGTCAGCAAATTCATGCAAGCCCCGAGGCATCACCATCTCTTTGCCGTTCGCCGCATCGTTCGCTATATTCTTGGCACATCTAGTCGTGGCTTGTTCTTCCCTATAGGTTCTTCTCTTCAGCTTCAGGCCTATAGTGACGCTGATTGGGCCGGTTGCCCAGACACCAGGAGATCTACTACTGGCTGGTGTATGTTTCTTGGTGATGCCcttatctcttggaaatgcaagaagcAAGACCACGTCTCCAAATCATCCACTGAGGCAGAGTATCGCGCCATGTCTGCTGCGTGCTCCAAGATCATTTGGCTGCATGGTCTCCTCACAGAGCTTGGGTTCAGTCCACTTCATCCTACTCCACTGCATGCTGACAACACAAGTGTCATCCAAATTGCAGCCAACCCCGTCTATCACGAACTCACCAAGCACATCGAGGTTGACTGTCACTCCATTCGAGAAGCCTATGATCATCAGGTTATCACCCTTCCACATGTCTCCACTACTCTGCAGATTGCCAATATCTTCACCAAATCCATGCCACGTCAGCGCCATCATTTCCTCGTTAGCAAATTGATGCTTGTCGATTTACCATCATCAATTTGAGGGGGGATGTCAAAGGAAATCAGATTTAAATGTCAGCagattctttcattaattagatacatgtatatgtggtAGGTGAGCTGTTTTCAGGGGCTGAATATCAGCCTGTGTTCTTTCCTAATTAACTTGTATTCTGTCCATATAATGGGCAATTCTCAATGAATAGAAAtacattttttcaaaaaaaaactctaaatTGTCAACTCCctcgtgtacaaattttccgctgcatcacaaaatctcaccaagcactctaggatagttgatttttccatccttgcaatctcatccacctgctctgcaaatgccccataagcaagcatcGGCAAAACAACTGTAAGTTTTTGTTCCGGgataagacccaaaactccaacagcatcatgcttttgaatgaagtatgtgtcgtaattataaatatcatgcatgattttttgaaacaaatgtggctacattctatatctctctcgaaacTTATGAACAAgatataacgaatttgggataaagtaatcctccaagagattcttatCCCGAGACTCCCTACATCTGTCCACATTTTGGGCACGAGGACGACGGTGTTGCGTTGATTGATTAAGCATACACACCGCTGCTGCAAGCCtttgttcctcttcttcatcggcgTCCTGATCTTCTTCATCATGTCTATACCGGatttcttccctttctttctgttgcctctccaacaccTTCCTCAattttgacattgagagtagaatgtgttttgtaaaatctgatAAATGAAGGAATAGATAAGAGATTGTGTGAAAGGTATGAgttgatggtgtagttttatagaggattcagaagatagagatgacatgtggcacaattttagagggtgaaaatcttatctgaaatctgagattataattttttttttttttaaatatctgaaaatcttatctgacatgggacacgtggcacaattttagagggtgaaaatcttatctaaaatctgagattataattttttttaatgaatatccgaaaattttatctggaataagacatGTGGCAACCAAGATTCTCATCCAAAaatcttttctgaaaaataatggacacgtgacaaccaaaaatcttatcataaaatttaattacaaatcattatcaaaattaatagtttaaagtataaaaacataggaaataaagtacaatgaatagtatttgtcTTAgatttgccctagacttagccctcatgggtggaaccacaaatggcaaggctgccactattcaagtaaatagtggcagcccttgcttgcccttgccctagacttagcccttatgggtggagttgctctaatgaGAAGATAAATAAAGTCCTTTGCGTGGTTGTTCAGTTAATAAAAATCAATAACGGTGGTTttgacccaaaacaaaaaaaaattcaattatgGTGGCTTGTGGAGGACAAAAGTTAAGCATATCTtagcaaaaaaattaaaagcaatCCGGATCCAAACTATTTAGCCTTCAGATTTAATTTTGGATTGGTACCCAACAATAACAAGGAACATTTGAAGACATAGTAAGTGTGCCATGAAAATGGCCTTACTGAAATGAAGAATAAGCTTCCCACAAAACTTCTACTTCCTTGTTAAAATCTAAGCTATTGTTGCAACATAAATCATTTCCAGCTAAACATAAAAGCAGAACAGGACTTAATACAACCTTTAACCAAATCGAACTAAGTTTGCAGTGTGAACGTCATCTCAAAAGTCTGTTTTTTTGAAGAGGATCTTCAGAAAACATAATTTGTTTTCGTCGTTCCTGAGCTAGTCCATAACTTTCCGAACATTCATCTCATCTACATATCtgtgaaaacaaaataatcaaaatctGTAAGAACAATACAAATTGATAGAAAAGGCATGTTCCAATAAAGTATACAGCCCAGTTTTCttacttttaatattttacCTTTGAACTCAAATCCATGATGGCATCGTTAAGAGAAACAAAGCTTGGAATATGCACAAAAGCTTCAACCATTAATGGTATCCCATCAACCGCTGCCGGGATGGAGCCCCTTTTTCCAGGAGTATAAACCCTCAGTTTATACTTTTGAAAGAACAAGACTTTTCCCTTCTTGGTAAATTTCAATACTTGGGTAGCAGAAGAGCTAGCTGAGTAACCAATCACCTGTTTAAGGACAAGCTCCTTGGTCCAAGACTCCTGCACACCATAATCCTTCATCACCCAAACATTGACATTACCTTTGGAGGGGACAAATATGGAGAGCCAACCTTTCAGGACCCCAAGGCTGATAAGAGGTTTTTCCAAAGACCAAGGCGGCAGCGGCAACTCTTGGAAGCGCTCACTTTCAAGATCAAAGGCACAAATCAAAACAGAGTTGTCACTGCACTGAGAAATCCAATGAAGAAAACCATTATGGAAAATCCCACATGATTGGTACCCAAAAGGAAAAGGGTACACAAAATTCCCAACATTTCTCCAACCCCCAGAGCCAACAGTCAAAACCATTATCTCCCCTTGGTTACATCCTTCACTAGGAGATGAAACCAGAACTAACTTATAAGCATTGACATCATTGATGGGACAAAACCCAAACCCcgaaagaaatggaaaatcaaTTTCCTTGGGAAGTTTTGGAAGAGTTAAAGACTCACCCAAAACAGGGTTGGAGACGTAAAATCGGCCATAGTTGATCCTGTCGTATAGGCAGAGGAAGCCATTGCAGGAACCCACGATTTGTACACCAAGAGTTGGGACATTAGGGTCTTTATGAAGCTTAATGACAACGTCATTCCTGTTAGAAGCGTTGTCGAGGTCGATCAAGAAGAGGCCACTCGAGTTGGGGTTTCTGGAGCTGCTGTTTTGGAGCAAAAGGCAAGTAGGTGTTTCTGAGAAGAGGTATTTGGTGAATTCGGGGTCTGAGAGCGAACAACGCCAAGACTTGCACACACACCTGCATTGGATGAGGGTTTTAATTGGGATTTTGCAGAAGATCTCAACAGTCAGGTGGTTTGGCAGTTGTAGGATGTAGGGCTTCAtgtcctttcttcttctttcttcttcttcatcttcttcatgctCATTTGGTGGGTGGCTGTGCAACAGTTTGGTTTTCTTCATGACTGGGCTTTGcgtcctttcttcttcttcttctaacgTATATATATTGACGTTAGAATTCATGAATTATGGAGATAATAGGTAGAATCGTGGGGTTTagtttttggaattttctctgccttttgGCACGATCTATCTGTTATTCTCATactctaaaatatcgataatatcgacaaaatatcgaggatattatcgttttttcGGGTCAATGATATTTTGGAATGTATCCATAcacatattatataaatatcgataatatcaatCCTTTtgaagagttatttacactaacaccccCTGAGGTTTCTTGTGTTGTAAAAAAAACCCTCAAGTCTCAAAAATTACACGAACACCCCTTGaggtttcaatttgttttcacaaaaccccttttcgttgattgtttgtccaaaattgatgatttcattggtaaaaaaattatacaaatgacaaaattaacctcaatgaagtatatgcaatctaatctcaaaggccaattttgtcatttggataattttttttgtataaaatcatcaatcctttgatgaaaaatcattgaaaatgagttttgtgaaaacaatttaaaacttcATGAGGTGTTCTGGTAATTTCTAAAACCTATAGcagttttgtgaaaaagccaaaatcttcaagaggtgttagtgtaaataactcaaatttgaaccttataggaactctatgtggtactaagtaactcatgtatcttaccatgcaatgtataaagtgtgaAATATTGTAGTcaatcattataaataaatgattatggtgtgtttaatattctttcattaattactacatattttctacactcgcAGTGTTTGTCAACTCGCTaaataatcaacttaaatcagttaaaaccatcatgcaatgcatttccttcaaatttttgtgataaagtaatagataattgactaaataaacatcctccaaaatttcaagaaaaatttccaagtttttcttacaattttcgtggtttttattcaatttttatcgatatcgataatatcccgatatttccatcgacatttccatatttttggacTGCCGATATTTCCGgaaccatcaatattttaaACCTTGGTTACTCTCATGTTCTCATGGGTAGAGTTTACTCCACTATCATTCTAATgggtaggtttttttttcgAGGCCTGGCCTGTTGAGttaccttttgttttctagAAACTTGATATTTATCTTTTCACTTGCTAAttggcattttttattttagttaaatttaaaaatatataaaaatataaaattaaaattaaaaaaaatagaggaaTGTGGGTATAGTGGAGGGAGTGGACAGTAACTTAGAAAATTAGgtggaattattattattattattattattattatttgtaatttaGAAAATTAGTTTTTCACTATTTTACCATCATTATATTAGATTATGATGTTCTGATTATTTTTGTTAAGCATTGCCATTTTCAAGGTTTTTGAATAAAGCCTCATATATAGAGATATAGATAATCATGAAGATATAACTGTTTTTTGAGGTGTCCATTCCTACACAATTAGAGTTTTGTTATGACTCAAATCTAGCGGCTAGGGTTTGCGATTTCTAGTGCACACGTCCCACTGTGGAGTGCTCGTTCCTTGCTTTCAAGGCGTCTATGTCTGCGAATAAGTGACAGTGGCGACCTGCTCGTTTCTTTCCAGGATTAGCTTTCGCATTTTGTGACGTCTTTTGGGCGAGGATTAGAGTGGATTATGGAGGCCATGGACGATATCGTTCAAGGGTTTATTAAGAATCTAGCGATCTCGGAGGCTGAGGCTTTCGAGATTGTAGGCGTTGAGGAGTTTAAGTTCTTTGCAAGTTGATCGTTTCCTTGTGGTTGGCGGTTTTCTCACAACCAAGCCTTCCCATAAGGAGGCGTTGTTTGGTACTATGAAGAATATTTGGCGTACACAGGAGGATGTCACCACGGTCCCTTTGGATGAACCAGCGaggtttttcttctctttcaagTATGATCTTGATCGTAAAAGAGTGTTGAGGAGTTCTCCCTAGACTTTTGATAAGGCCCTGTTATTACTTGTGGCAACAAACGGTTGTGTTAATCACCTGACGATTACTTTGGATACCCAGAACTTTTAGGTAAGGGTTAGGCATATTCCCCTTATTTTCCTAGCTCCGAATGGGCGAAAAACTGGGAAACTACCTTGGCTCTTTCTTCATGGTGGATCGTGGTTTGAATGGGGACTATTTGGGTAGTTTCTTGCACATCAGGGTAGGGTTGAAGATATCGGAACCTCTGAAGCGCTATGTTACGCTTTGTTTAGCAATTGATGAACCGGCGAGGCAGTACGAGATCGGGTATGAACGACTGCCTTTTTTCTGTCTGTATTGTGGTAGATTATACCATGTAGGGTTAAACTGTGAGTTGAAACAAACTGGGGATATCAATACAAAGCAGTATGGGGAATGGAAGACTATGCTCAAAGATGATTTTAGTATCAGGGCGGAGAATGGTTTGACAGGGAAAAAGTTTGGGTTGGTAGGGGATGGGACACAGTTGGATCATAGTGTTTCACCCCTAAAGGTGGTGGGAGTTGTTCATCCATGTCAAGCAATGGTAAACCTTCGGGGAGAGACAAACATGGAGGATGATGGTTTGAGGAGCAATCCTGTgctacgtcttttcaaaaagaGAATATTGTTTTCCATTGAAAGAAAAGGTCATACCTCTACAACATCGGTGGGGGAGGGGCCAGGAGACACTCATACTGGTCTGTCGGTGAGTTTCGAGGTCCCAAGGAACAAGGAGGTAATGATAGAGTTGCCAAATCATAAGATTGTGGAGAAGGTATCAGTCAACAGTGACTCTATCGATCAACAGCTGGGGTTACCTTCGTCTTCTAAGGGTAAAGAACAGGTAGGCAAAGGGAGGGGATTTAAGGTGGGAGGTGATCGACTGAGAAATAGTCCAATAAAAGGATACAGTTTGTGCAGTGGTGGTGGGGGAGGGAAAGAAGGGATGCAAATACTAAAGCAAAAGACAAGCCAAGCTAGTTAATCGATAATGGGTCCCATGAATTGGACCCATCAAGAGCAATGACGATCTTATGTTGGAATGTTCATGGTCTGGGCAATCCACCAACATTTCGGGCTTTGAGATTTCTTCTCAAAGACAAAAAGGCTCAGGTAGTTTTCTAgtcagaaacaaaaacaaaaaaaa
This window encodes:
- the LOC18787850 gene encoding F-box protein At3g07870 encodes the protein MKKTKLLHSHPPNEHEEDEEEERRRKDMKPYILQLPNHLTVEIFCKIPIKTLIQCRCVCKSWRCSLSDPEFTKYLFSETPTCLLLQNSSSRNPNSSGLFLIDLDNASNRNDVVIKLHKDPNVPTLGVQIVGSCNGFLCLYDRINYGRFYVSNPVLGESLTLPKLPKEIDFPFLSGFGFCPINDVNAYKLVLVSSPSEGCNQGEIMVLTVGSGGWRNVGNFVYPFPFGYQSCGIFHNGFLHWISQCSDNSVLICAFDLESERFQELPLPPWSLEKPLISLGVLKGWLSIFVPSKGNVNVWVMKDYGVQESWTKELVLKQVIGYSASSSATQVLKFTKKGKVLFFQKYKLRVYTPGKRGSIPAAVDGIPLMVEAFVHIPSFVSLNDAIMDLSSKIYFTKHILLSMSKLRKVLERQQKEREEIRYRHDEEDQDADEEEEQRLAAAVCMLNQSTQHRRPRAQNVDRCRESRDKNLLEDYFIPNSLYLVHKFRERYRM